The following are encoded in a window of Mycobacterium sp. ELW1 genomic DNA:
- a CDS encoding VOC family protein yields MSFVIERIDHVVLNCRDKEAVADWYVQVLGMRREVFSGNRVALRFGDQKLNLRPTGAPYWPTGAADSPGSLDLCFITTAAPDDVEAQLREAGVAITEGPVTKTGALGAMTSYYCRDPDGNLVEVASYPT; encoded by the coding sequence ATGTCGTTCGTCATCGAGCGGATCGACCACGTCGTGCTCAATTGCCGTGATAAGGAGGCCGTCGCCGACTGGTACGTCCAGGTGCTCGGCATGCGCCGCGAGGTGTTCTCCGGAAACCGGGTCGCGCTGCGCTTCGGCGATCAGAAGCTCAACCTGCGGCCCACCGGTGCGCCGTACTGGCCGACGGGAGCGGCGGATTCACCGGGTTCGCTCGATCTCTGCTTCATCACCACCGCCGCGCCTGACGACGTGGAGGCGCAGCTGCGGGAGGCCGGGGTGGCGATCACCGAGGGGCCTGTCACAAAGACCGGTGCGCTGGGCGCGATGACGTCGTACTACTGCCGCGACCCCGACGGAAACCTCGTCGAGGTAGCCAGCTACCCGACGTAG